From the genome of Oryza glaberrima chromosome 1, OglaRS2, whole genome shotgun sequence:
GCCCTTCATAATGTAATCCTGATGTACATAGGTACATATACAGGCCAATTGTTTCTGGAATCTTAAACAAATTTGGTCTAAAAGAACATATGCTTCGAAAAAATTTCTGATTTTTATTATTCTCAGTTACACTGATTCAGGAATGTAGATATGAGTATATGGCATGGTACTGCATGGAAGTTGTGATTTTATTTGCCAAGATATATACTTGAAAATATACAAAGTTAGTTTGGAGGGTACGAGTTTTGATGTTCTTGGCTTAGCTTCCCTTTTCCTGTAGATGTTAATGAGTTAATTCTGAAGTAATGTCAATATTCCTTCATTGTATACCAGTCTTTTTGCAGCCACCTTTCTGTGCTTTTATCAATGGCACCTTCCAGCAGCCACCTTTATGTGCTTATGCTTGGaggtatatatgtttttttactgtCTTATCTGGGTGATATATGTGGCCTTCAGATCTCTTATCAAATTATTTAGGTTTAGTGTCATGATAGCATAATGTTTATGGTACAAGTAGGTTTTTCCTCAATTTCCTTCCCTATGCAacaaatcatattttatttgttaatctGTTGTGCTCTATATTTGTACACAGAGTGAAAATACATATGCATTGATAATATCCTTTGTGGACAATTTTATATTCGCAATAGTGATGCatacatcataaaaaaattatctgtCAACCTGACAACTTGGCATATGAACCCAAAATTTGGATCATGTAGTTCATTTTCTGAGACACAACGGTCTTTAGGGCTTAGTATAGACCGCCACAGGTCTTTTAGCCTCATATTTGGAGACTACATTATTTTACGAATCATATTATAACGACTAAAGTGGGTCAGCGCTGGGTCTATAAGTCAAGAGTCTATAAGTCAAGACAATAATTGATCACAAAGTATGTTGCACACCtagcaaaaaaacaaatctaattgTCTCAATTGAAGATTTCAATATTGGCAAGAAATTTAGTAAACCACAATTACGATAGGTTCAGGCACTTTGTATAAGAGGCTAACATTTTTTCTTCCACTATAACCATTTATaagctattaatatttaatatttaatacaaCATTGATTCCATAGGTTAGTGTTGTTTGCAGGGCGAACTATTGCTTACCCGAAAGGATTAAAGCCACAGGTATAAGTTCTAAACTATATAGTACCATCCTCAGTTGATATGTGTAGTCCATATAGGATGACGGTACATATGTGCCACCCCAAATGACCCAAGCCTCCATATCTCTGGCTACACATATCTCTAGCTATACTGTGTGGTTCTCGCGTTgatcataaaattttatttcaGTTCATTGGTGTGTGACAAAGCTACATGCACTTCAAACAATTTTAGATGGGACATGCTATATGTTCCAATAGGGACGTACTGggatattatttttcttctataCAAGCGTTATTCCTGCTTTTGTTTTTCCCATCTCGACATGGTTTTGGAATTTTCTAATGACCCATCCTTCCGAATTTATATTATTTGCTTTGTAAATATGCTTACAGAGTTTTCATTATCAACCAACTTCAAGATATGATTTCattaatttgttttctgtttaatttattattgttttgtttGCCCCTTCTTGGAAGACATAGATGTTTCAACACAGTTTATTTGACAAGTGTTTTGTCCTACCTGTCATATATACTCATCGCATGGCAATATATAGATGAtatccaaacatgcccttagacATAATTATGTATGGGATACCTCAGTACTCAGTGGTGCTATGCAAAGGAGGTACCAGTTCATCTACTAAACTGTTGCAAGTACGTAATGTGATGTGGTGTTGTTTTTATTGGGAGCTAAAGCACTAAATTTTCTTTGTGGTGCAGTTCTATATGTGAATATATTCAATTAGTTCATGATGAAGATGTCTATGAGAAAATGTTGCAATTCTCTGATCATTTAATGATTGTCGTTGTAACACTGCTACTTTTCTAATCTATACCCCCACATCACGTAAGCACCATTGTCCTCTATGGTTGCTGCTTTTCTGTAAATGTGCATGattgtaaaaataattatatgagCAAATGGATTATATTCGCCTTTAATCTTGTGATGTATAGTTGTAGTGTCTATGCATATGTGAGTATGCTTATGatataatgattttttttagataatgtttgGATATAATGCTTAAAAGGTACACTATATATCTTGTGCTATTTTGATTATGATATCCCAGCTTCAAACATTAATTCCCACGCACGTGGCGTAGCGCGTGACTCTTGCTAGTTATTATCAAATCTGAATCACTTGCCACACCAATTCACTTGGTCTAACAAAACTCTTGGCGTGagaaaaagttcaaatttcGATGacagtttatttaaaaattagaaagGTTAAACTCACGATAAAAATTCGTTTGTCTAGTAAAGTAGTGAGCAAGGCTCGTGTTTATAGTTTTATAGAGAGTAAATATGATTTTCACAACATATATcattgttataatttgaaaaaaaaattgttttttttcttaagaaccTATAAATACAAATGATACTCCCTTTATCCATAAATATAATGTTTTTGGTTAGATGTGGCATATCCTATGTCACATCTGGGCAAAAgcccttatatttgtggatagaTGGAGTATAAGTCATTGTAATTATTGTTACCATTTTTGCCAGAATGTTGTTGTCGTCTCATACGTTTGTTGGAATTTTAAAGAACCTTTGGAACAAGtcaaaatgatatattttgtacCACTTGACCAATTTACACATGATATAATTCAAAAATGATATTATATTGCCAATATATTATATTAGCAAAATGTCATTGCCATGAAGCAGTTAGCGAGAGTTATTGTGTTGAGGAGGTGAGGTCATATTGGTGATCTAGATTTTGCCAAGCCAGTATTGATGCACATTGTAAGAAGGAGCATTTACAAGCGAAGATCTCATCACATTGAAAGATAATGCGATAGACTTGATGTGGATTAGGGTTCCCGTTCTTCCGAAAGGTTTTGATAGATAGTCgattgggcggagtcgcgacacaaatcgatcctgtttctgaacgaacacgctcttgagccccgcaatcgcagcaccacgtctcctctggttatcaatcGTGTCGAAAcacggttgacctcgccgagaaggctaattattgtttgcgaatcgaagaacacaaacaagaacaaagaaaaatacaacCAAATTGTAGAttaatgattaagctcacaagttggggtcttacaaaccgatctagcggcgaaactgtttttgacagaataatctaagcaacaCTCAAACCCTAAAGGTGACggcgggtactgatatatagagtttagggtcgtgcaaacAACCCTtgacgcaaccctaatgggttccaacacgatacacggcccaaaggcccaaatacggcgACGCAGCACCGGGACAGATTCTAGACATCAACTTGTTCAGTCGATTCCTGatgactcggaaagaatttggataTGGAACTAGAACCATTGGAAAggtatcttcttagctttccatccatataaagaacgtcccaatccgagcacgtatgcaACCTGGGTGCTCGTTTTAGTGCAAACTAGTTCTGGACTCCGAAACGTACTCGAAGTCAACTTGTCCCTCTTGACTTGGACGCCCTTGCTGATCCTCCACGCCTCTAAGTCTCTCTCTAAGTGTCTCCTTTGTCCTCTCCATTGTTTCTAatcataatataataattaggtagcaatctaatctcaaaatcatataaagaataacataggaacgagctcacctctaaattcaaaTATCGCGCGCAAGCTCTTGTAATTGGTTCTTGAATGACTGGTGGAGGATTGTCGTGTATATCCGAAagagtgatgtcctcatcaagaGTAGCACATGAGTTAGAGCAACTAGTTAATAGAGCAAAGCATTGTGCAGCGTGACGAGAGCATATTTCCGCCTATGTTTAATATCTTAATAAATTGAGCACCTTTTTCCTTAGAGAAAATAGTGATTTAGGTTACAAGTATGTATTTATTCACCACTGTAGCATGCAAATTTAGGGTATTATTAAAATTGAGCACCTTTTTCCTCGGAAAAAATAGTGATGGAGTACAAAACAGTTTAGACATAATGAGTAGAGTTGGTTCAATAGGAAAAAATTATCTCAATTGGGATTATTCGCATACCAAAACACCTTTATTGTATTATCAGTAAATTTATCATGcctttttttggcttttttttggTTATATGAAACTACAGCTTTTATTCTCTTTTACAATGCATAAACGAACCCATGTACTATGCTACCCATTTCCCTTCTCGATTAAGCCTCATCATATTCCAAATCTACAATATATCAATTCCTCATCATGTGGTGCAACTAAACATAAATTTACTAGCCTTCGAGGATCCAAGAAATATCGAATATAGAGTGACAACAATTGTACCATGATAGTGAGGCATGCTGCTGTCATATATCTTTCCTTGCACTATAATATATAGGCATGTTTAATGAATCAAAATAGTTGGTTTAAAATCACTCCCCAGGTTCAGattctatctatatttaagTTAACTTTGCAAGTTTCTTTTTTAAGttcaatttatcacaaaatgaTTGTGAGTTTGATCTTCTTTTGCCTATGATAGATGATCCACTAACTTTGCTGGATTTTAATTTGAGCTTGATAAATCAAAATACTCTTATTTTTCCGGGAAACAATTGGTTTAGGTCGAAATAGTTGGACAACCACCTACCTCATCTCGTTTCCCTGCCAAGCAGAGGCAGTTGTGATGGTGAGCGCTCGAGAGCCTCTCGATGGACCTTCCCATGTACATGAAGGCTGGCCACGAGGAGATTGTACAATGATTCGCCGACCTCGAGAAGTCAACCCTCTTCAGCTAGATGCTCCAATTCAACGGCTTCAAGGTCGCCATAAAGTGTGCGTTGGTGTTCATGCTGAGTCACGCGTCTCATGGGCAAGGAGCATATGGTTTATCCGAATTTGACAGGTGAAGTAGGGGAAGAAAGAAGATCTGTTGGCCAGAGAAGAGGGAAAAGACATATCCGACCATGGAGTAGAAGAATAAGGTGAACAATAGGTTCTCATTGAAGTTTGACGATGTTGTAATCTATCGTTTTATCAGTTGTATTTTGTTATATTCAAGTATTTTACCCGACGTTGCACATGATGCACATTGAAATAATGCTTTCTCAAGTTATTAGTCGATATTTCTTCGATGATGTAGATAGTGATTTACTCGTGTTACAATAAGTAATTTTTGAATGTTGTATTTGGTTGAAACATTTTTAGCGAGCGATGAAAcatctgaaaaatatttttcgcTAAGTAaagaattatatataaaatatattttttaacaagTGATAAAACACTGCCTAAGGATTTGCCAAAGTTGAGACGCTTTTTAgtatgtatttatatatattattatttaatcAAGTTCTCCGTActcggaaggaaaagaaaagaaaacccaaACCAAACGGTGTCGTCGCGGTATTACTTTTGCACCTTTGCGGGTGCTACACGATTCGTTCGTGACCCAGCCGCTgatctctcctcctccgcctttcCCGACATCGATCGAGGCTGCTGCGTCCCGTGTTGACGGGAACCGAGCCTCCTCAGCGTCCACGGCCACGGCCCACGGATTACGGCGCAGGCGCCCGCCCACTACTAACGACCGCGACCTCCTCCGCCCTCgagatcccgccgccgccgccgccgccgtcgcgctccccCCACCCCTTGCCGGCCTCCTTgcccgccggcgcggcgggcgccCCCGTGAGGATGGCGTCGCGATCCTACTACCCCTCggatccctcgccgccggccaaccCCCGtacgccctcccctccctctctccctcgctaGATCTGTGCCCTGCCTCTCCCTCCCCCGCTCTCCGCTCTTCGTTTCGTGCAGAGCGGATCGGCAGCGACTGGGCTTGATCCGAGATCGCGCGCGCAGTCGGTTAATTAGTTAGGCTCCGCTTATTATAGTTTGCTGCACCTAATTGGATCAAACTGTAATACCATACTACATCGTACTGGTTGCTTCCTGTTTGTGCGTAGCAATTAGTGCTGCTattaatgaatgaatgaatcgATCATGGCTGGCTGCTAGCTGCGCGATGGTATTTTTGTGCAGATTCGACGGGCATACAATTTTGCTGCTGTTCTACCTCCTTGACCAATCACATATTCGCCTCCTTCCATTTATTTACAAAGTGCTTTGGATGATTGCCTTGTCTCCATTTCAGGTGGTCGGCCCAGGGACActtcggtcgtcgtcgtcgtgttaGATACGAGCGAAGTGTACATTGTGGCTAGTTTGTCAACAAGGAAGGATACTCAGGTAATCTACGTCGACCCAACCACGGGTTACCTGCACTACCTGGGGAAGCACGGCGAGGACCTTTTTGATTCGGAGGCAGCAGCATTGAACTATATCACTAATGGATCAAAGATTCTGTGCAAGAGTACTACGTACTCTAAAGCTGTACTAGGTTATGCGGTATTAGGGAGTTACGCATTGCTTCTGGTTGCGACGCAGCTGAGTGCGACAGTACCAACCCTACCTGGAGGTGGGTGTATATATACAGTGGCAGAGAGTCAATGGATAAAGATCCAACTGCAAAACCCACAAGCCCAAGGTAATGGAGAATCGAAGAATATCAAGGAATTGGCTGAACTTGACATTGATGGGAAGTACTACTTCTGTGAAACAAGGGATATTACCAGGCCGTTTCCGAGCCATATGACTCTTCGGGAACCAGATGAAGAATTTGTGTGGAACAGATGGTTAGCAAAGCCTTTTATGGATATTGGGTTGCTAGGCCATTGTGTTGTTCTATTGCAGGGTTTTGCCGAGTGCCGGAGTTTTGGAGGTACAGGACAGCAAGGTGGGATAGTTGCCCTCCTTGCACGACGTAGTCGGTTGCATCCTGGGACCCGCTATTTGGCCCGTGGCATAAATGCTTGTTCAGGCACAGGTAATGAGGTGGAGTGTGAGCAGCTTGTATGGGCTCCTCGGAAGGATGGTCAAGGGCAATCTATTCCCTTTAGCTCTTATATTTGGCGCCGTGGAACTATACCAATATGGTGGGGTGCCGAGATAAAAAATGCTGTTTCAGTAGAGGCTGAAATTTATGTTGCTGATGATCCTTTCAATGGGAGCTTACAATACTACCAACGGCTGGGTAGAAGATATGGAAATAAATTATTGGAAGTCAATGCAACAAGTCAAAAGAAACCTGGAGTGGTTCCCATTGTGTGCGTTAACTTGCTGAGATATGGTGATGGAAAACCTGAGACAGTTCTTGTTGATTCTTTCAAAAGTTCACTAGAGTACCTGAGGTCTACTAAAAAGCTTGGGAAAACCTGGATTCAGTTGATAAATTATGACTGGCATGCCACTGTGAAGTTAAAAGGGCAACAACAGACAGTTGAGGGCCTTTGGAGACACCTTAAAGCACCTACAATGGCAATTGGCTTCAGTGAAGGAAAATACTATAATGTAAAGCAGCAGCTTAAGGAATGTAAAGGATCAGTTATCTTCAATGATGACATCAATGGTGGGTTTTGCATGGAATCTATACAAAACGGGGTGGTGCGCTTCAATTGTGCAGACTCTCTTGATCGAACCAATGCTGCAAGCTACTTTGGGGCACTTCAAGTTTTTGTCGAACAGTGTAGTCGATTGAGTATATCCCTTGATGTTGATGCAATGTTTGGGTTATCATCAAGCAGGTATCCTGAATATAATGGCAGAAACCCTCGTACTTTGCCCCCTGGATGGGAGGAGCGCTTTGATTCTGTAACAGGAAAATCATTCTATATTGATCATAATACACGCACTACAACGTGGGAGCATCCATGTCAGGAGGCTCCCCAAAAGCCCTGGAAGAGATTTGATATGACATTTGATCAGTTCAAAGGCTCGACGATGCTTGCTCCAGTGAATCACCTTGCTGAACTTTTTCTTCTGGCTGGTGATATCCATGCTACATTGTACACTGGCTCAAAAGCTATGCACAGTGAAATTCTGAACATATTCAAGGAAGAGACTGGAAAATTTAGTAAATTCTCAGCTGCTCAGAATGTCAAGATTACGCTGCAAAGAAGGTTCCAGAATTATATTAATGATAGTTCTCGTCAAAAACAGTTTGAGATGTTCCTTGGATTGAGGCTGTTTAAGCATCTCCCATCCATCCCTATTTCTCCTCTCAAAGTTGGTAAACTTGCTCCCTGTCAATACCATTCTTGCAAACTTTACCAGTAAACTTGATTTTAATTTTCAATATTGCAGTACTGCAACTTCTTTATGCCAAACAGTTTTCATCGCAAAGATGTAAAAAATTCCTGAGTTTTAGCTGATGTTAAATTTACATGTAACTAAAATCCAATCCTACAAACTTCTATAATCATCTCTCAATGCATCTGCTTCAACAAATTACATGTGTAAGATTGATATTTTATCTTCTTGTAGCTAATTTTGGTTTTAAACAATTTTTGGTTGAATCATGCCTGATTTTCATAATTCAGGTACTTTCGAGGCCATCTGGATGCATGTTAAAACCAGTTCCTAGTATCACCCCAGTGGCTGATGGTAGTTCTAGTCTTCTCAGCTTCAAAAAGAAGGATCTGACTTGGGTATTCTGCTTTGGATAGTTATTGTCCAGTATTATTTCTTGATATATGACTATTGTGTTATTGTTTTACCTGTGTCTCACTAAACTTTTACTCCTGCAGGTATGTCAGCAAGGTGCTGACTATGTTGAACTTTTTATATACCTTGGAGAACCTTGTCAAGTTTGTCAGCTTCTTCTTACTGTCTCTCATGGTGTTGATGATTCTTCATATCCAGCAACTATTGATGTTAGAGTTGGCTCCAGCGTAGATACCCTTAAGCTTGTTCTTGAGGTCTTTTTCATCATCCTATCTCACTGTTTATTATTAATCTCCTTTTTTGTTAATAGTTTTTAACTCATTTGTTTCATCAAGTTCCTTTGACATATCAAGTTGGCTCACTCGCtgtcaaaattcaaaactgGAAAAACACAATAAATAGCCCTTTCTAGTTTTGTGCCTCTTCAAATGTGTCCTGTAATTTTGATATCTGGCCAAAATGCTATGTTGCTGCTATGAGCACATTACTATCATGGTTGAAAACCAATGTCGAAGTGCATGCTCCTTAACTTCGTTGTGCTAGGCTTGAAACAAAGCTCAGCCCCTGGTTCAGCCTTGATTTTGGCAAATTATTATATCCTATCATATATTATTCAACTACTATACTTTTGGCAATGTGTAGTAACTGCTTGTTTGTAGTAGTTTGgctcttttctatttttgtatcTTGACTTAGATGATTTCACTTGTGCTCTGCATGCCTTTGTTCTTTTACACTCCTTATTTGGCTAGTAGTTATATAGTTAACTGCAAGATTATTTGTTCAGGGTGCTTGCATTCCACAATGCTCCAATGGGACGAATTTGTTGATCCCACTTACTGGAAGAATTGATCCAGAGGACTTAGCTGTGACAGGTAAAAGTGCTCGTCCAAATATTCAAGAGAGCACTTACCTTCCTTTGCTGTATGACTTTGAAGAGCTGGAAGGAgaattaaactttttaaatagaGTTGTTGCATTATCTTTTCATCCATCGGCCAGGGCAAGAACACCAATTACTCTTGGTGAGGTAAAAGTTTGGCTTGATTCTTCTCGATGTAGATGTTCAGAGTACATCACTTTTAGAACTGGAACTGTTCCCCCAtttttaacttctttttttaaCTTGTTGAGCTTCTATAACAGATTGAAGTGCTTGGGGTTTCTCTTCCATGGGTGGATATGTTAACAGATAGCAGACGTGGCCCTGATTTTGTAGAGCTTCTACATGAAAAGTTGTCTAGTATTCCTGGCAATGTTGGTTCAAAGGAAGTTGCAAATTCTTCAAATTCTTTCTTGCCTCAAAATGGTATTGTTGGTAGTGAAAGAGCCTCTTCTACTAAAAGCTCTTCATCAGTTCTACAAGGCAGTTCAGGAAATTTTGTGGACTTTCTCACTGGTGATTTTGACATGCTGAATCAATCAGATGCAACTGAAAATACATCTTTTGTTAATGTGGAACAAACGAACTCATTTGATGATGACTTTGATGTTAACCCTTTCGCCACTGCATCAGAAACACCTTCTGTTAAAGTGAATAGCCAGGTTGAAGAATTTGACAGTGCACACATTTATCTTAAGTTTTTTGAATCATTTTCTGGAAATATCAAGGTATTTTACGTACAATTTATCTCCATTCTTTTCATATCAAGtccattatattttataatctcCTTGATGTATTTTCTTATTGAATCTATGTTGAGCTTATCCTGAATATCTTAAATTGCTGCTCTCATACAAGAATGCCCGGAAATATTCAAATTCCTATAAACTAGCATAAGGtaactaaatatatatttcttttgtaaaaactTGCCGACTTATGCTCTGTGCTGCATTGTTAAACTCAGTACTAGTTCTATTCTGTCTGCTGAAATGTAGATATAGTTGTGCATTTTGATAATACCGCTGTTTTGAAAGCAAGTTGAATAAATATAAGCTATTTTTCATATGACATTACTTTCATCTTTCGGTGTATATACTTGCTTAATATTTTCTTGATAAAGGAAAATATGGCTTACTTCGAACCGATATGTAAGTTTCAGTCAGGATTGTTAAATGTCAACTTTATTCATCCTTCCAGGGTAAGGGTCTTAACTTCGAGCAAATGATGAAGCTTGAAATAAAGCGTCTTTGTCTTGATCTTTCTGCTGCCGAAAGAGACCGGGCGTTATTATCGATCGGTATTATTCCTGCCACAGTAGACCCAAACCGCTCGGTTGATTATTCTTACCTGTTGAAGTTGTCTAGCCTTGCTGATTATCTGGCATTGCTGGGCCATACTGTCCATGAGGATCGTGTCAATGCTTCAATAGGGCTCGAAAATATCAATGGTCATGCTATAGACTTTTGGAATATTTGTGAAAATGATGAGTCGTGCACAGGTGATGTATGTGAAGTCCGTGCTTTGTCTTCATCACACGCTTCTGCCACTAGTGAGAACTCATCAATATTTGTAGAGTGTTCCCAGTGTGGAAGGACAGCATGCAAAGCATGTTGTGCTGGGAAAGGAGCCTTTCTTTTGCTTAATAACACTTACAGAGATCTGAAGATATATGGTGGGAGTCAAGGTGGTGGCTATTCAGCTCTTGCAGATAATTTTGTGTGCAAATCATGCTGCAGTGAGGTGATCAAACATGCATTATATGTGGATTATGTGAGGGTTCTTCGCAGCCTGCGAAAAAAAGGTCGTACCGAGCAAGCAGTACTGAAAGCTGTGAATCAGGTCTGCGGACTTGAATTCAGTAGGATATCCGATTTCACAAAAAGTGTTCAATATGGTCAAAAGCAATTGAAGCAGCTCCTTGATGGTGAAGAATCCCTTGCAGAATTTCCATATGCAAGCTTTTTACAAACGGTATTCCTCTACCTTATTTATGATAATTATAgtcatttttccttttatttattcttttattAGTATTATCCTGGTGTCAGATAATGCACCACCTAAAAGAGAACTTTTTCAACCTTttcttgtaacttttttttaacattttcttTGTCTGAAGAGAACTCCTTTTTATTTGTCTGAAGATAATTCCTACCGATTTTGCTTGCCCATTGAGCCACTGAATATGCTTAGAGCTTGCtctcatattttcttttttcaggtAGAAACTGCTGATGACTCAGAACCACTGTTGTCATTACTGGCACCATTTGGTATTGGAGAGCAAAAGTCTTATTGGAAAGCTCCACTGGATAACACATCTGTGGAGTTCTCAATTGTTCTTGGTGGTCTATCTGATGTTTCAGGAGCTGCAATAATTGTTGGTTCCTGTGGATACTCAACATCTGACTGCCCAATTGTAAGATCGCTtacttagttttcttttttcttcagcAGGTTTTCTTAGTTTATCTAGAAAAGGAGTACAAATGATGCTAGCTGGCCAGAAATATAAACCATATGGGAATTATAGTTATATGTTGATTCCATGTCAGTTTTCTTGATAATCAGGTTCCGAGGGTGCCTTTGTAGGTGGTGATTAGTAGGGTTCTTATGTACAATGAGTTTAAACTGAAGTCATTAAATCTATCTTATTTTCAAACTTATAGGCATTCGAGTGTCTAGGCACCCTGCATTGTATGCATGGCATAAACTTGTGAAAAAAACACCGATGACTTTTAAGGCATTAAAATGCAGCTTCCTTTCATTAGCAGTTCACAGAATTAATTCATTATCACTGAattgcagattttttttttgttttttagacTGACCTTTGTGCTGGAATGTAATAAATAGGATTTCTAAAATTTGATGTAAACgttaaagaaaaatatgaagaaaaaaaataaatttccaatTTGTGTGAACCAACATGAACCAACATGACATTGCCGGAGCTGAAATTGTAATAAATAGGGTTTCTAATACTTTTATTTGATGTAAACgttaaagaaaaatatgaagaaaaaaaatatatttccaaTTTGTGCGAACCAACATGACATTGCCGGAGCTGAAATCTGATGGATAGTTTTTATTTCAGCATGGAAAAGGTTCTAACTAGTAAGGAACATATAAAAAATCGTGATTTTTTCATGGGCTCAAACTAATAGACCGGTAGGTTAGGATCAAGTTTGTTGTCATAAAGTTGAGTCGAGTTGTCACTCTACCGGCTTTTGGACTAGTCATGCCAAGTCATGATTAGTAGTTGAGTTGACTAGTTTATTAGAAGGGAGGTGATAAAGGAAAAATGGGAAGCACATGAGGAAAAGAGGTGCGCAACTGGCTCCCTCTAATCTGGCTCTGGATCTAGTGGCTGGTTATGTACGGGGGAGGAAAC
Proteins encoded in this window:
- the LOC127764763 gene encoding probable phosphoinositide phosphatase SAC9, whose protein sequence is MASRSYYPSDPSPPANPRGRPRDTSVVVVVLDTSEVYIVASLSTRKDTQVIYVDPTTGYLHYLGKHGEDLFDSEAAALNYITNGSKILCKSTTYSKAVLGYAVLGSYALLLVATQLSATVPTLPGGGCIYTVAESQWIKIQLQNPQAQGNGESKNIKELAELDIDGKYYFCETRDITRPFPSHMTLREPDEEFVWNRWLAKPFMDIGLLGHCVVLLQGFAECRSFGGTGQQGGIVALLARRSRLHPGTRYLARGINACSGTGNEVECEQLVWAPRKDGQGQSIPFSSYIWRRGTIPIWWGAEIKNAVSVEAEIYVADDPFNGSLQYYQRLGRRYGNKLLEVNATSQKKPGVVPIVCVNLLRYGDGKPETVLVDSFKSSLEYLRSTKKLGKTWIQLINYDWHATVKLKGQQQTVEGLWRHLKAPTMAIGFSEGKYYNVKQQLKECKGSVIFNDDINGGFCMESIQNGVVRFNCADSLDRTNAASYFGALQVFVEQCSRLSISLDVDAMFGLSSSRYPEYNGRNPRTLPPGWEERFDSVTGKSFYIDHNTRTTTWEHPCQEAPQKPWKRFDMTFDQFKGSTMLAPVNHLAELFLLAGDIHATLYTGSKAMHSEILNIFKEETGKFSKFSAAQNVKITLQRRFQNYINDSSRQKQFEMFLGLRLFKHLPSIPISPLKVLSRPSGCMLKPVPSITPVADGSSSLLSFKKKDLTWVCQQGADYVELFIYLGEPCQVCQLLLTVSHGVDDSSYPATIDVRVGSSVDTLKLVLEGACIPQCSNGTNLLIPLTGRIDPEDLAVTGKSARPNIQESTYLPLLYDFEELEGELNFLNRVVALSFHPSARARTPITLGEIEVLGVSLPWVDMLTDSRRGPDFVELLHEKLSSIPGNVGSKEVANSSNSFLPQNGIVGSERASSTKSSSSVLQGSSGNFVDFLTGDFDMLNQSDATENTSFVNVEQTNSFDDDFDVNPFATASETPSVKVNSQVEEFDSAHIYLKFFESFSGNIKGKGLNFEQMMKLEIKRLCLDLSAAERDRALLSIGIIPATVDPNRSVDYSYLLKLSSLADYLALLGHTVHEDRVNASIGLENINGHAIDFWNICENDESCTGDVCEVRALSSSHASATSENSSIFVECSQCGRTACKACCAGKGAFLLLNNTYRDLKIYGGSQGGGYSALADNFVCKSCCSEVIKHALYVDYVRVLRSLRKKGRTEQAVLKAVNQVCGLEFSRISDFTKSVQYGQKQLKQLLDGEESLAEFPYASFLQTVETADDSEPLLSLLAPFGIGEQKSYWKAPLDNTSVEFSIVLGGLSDVSGAAIIVGSCGYSTSDCPIVEIWAGNKINREDRTFIGKWDVHDMMLSSPHLSGPEKTSSMSEEPRHIKFHFPNPIRCRIVSIKMTLNHIDSHSTKFSEEFDLLSLSEGTFSESKPTTPQNSFIHAKRIVIFGNTLRKETNPDTSMGIMRMKTYLDRSQPLGRFRIPVEAERLRDNDLVLEQYLLPNTPGIAGFRLDFFNVVRPRVTHSPSSSELDMKEFSLIPMEDRVINPAILYLQVTIVKESGKLVVEEYRLPEVKVNTPLYYDFQDLQQDVRCVLFRLLGDVTAFVDDIAEIDGSNLRNLPLATGLSLSNKIKLYYYADTYEMGKIGSLSAV